The Rhizobiaceae bacterium genome contains the following window.
CATGGCGCCGTGCAACTGGGTTCCAACACCGGCAGGGCCTGGGTCCAGCGCGCGTCGATTCGGATGGATGTGGCGGCGCCCTTCATCGCAGGCAGCGTGATCGGCGCGGTTGCAGGCGTGTTTCTCGTTGTGCAGCTTCCCGATGCGCTGATGAAGATCGTTCTCGGCGCTTTCATCCTGCTGATCACATGGGCGAAGATTCCCGGCATCGATCGCCTGGGCAGGGCCGGGCTTGCCGTTGCAAGCGCGGTGCTCGCCCTAGTTTCCATGATCGTCGGTGCGACCGGACCGCTGGTTTCGCCGATCCTCGCGCAGTTCATACCGAACGACCGCAAGGCACTTGTCGCGACTCATGCAGCCAGCATGGTGGCCCAGCACGGGCTAAAGATACTGGTCTTCGGCCTCGCCGGATTTGCCTTCGGCGACTGGCTGCCAATGGTGGGGGCGATGATCTTCACCGGCTATCTCGGCACGCGCTATGGTAGCCTGCTGCTGGACAGGATGCCGGAGCAGGCCTTCCGCACATGGTTCAGGATCGGCCTGACACTGCTGGCGATCGATCTTGTCCGGCGCGGGCTGATGGCTTCCGTCTGAGGATCAGCCGTAGACCAGCAGGGCGGCAAGCCCGAGCCCGCCGACAATCAGACGCCACCAGCCGAACACCGAATAGCCGTGCTTCGATACGTAGCCCAGCAACGAGCGCACGACGATGACCGCCATCACGAAGGCAGCGACGAAGCCGGTTGCGATGATCGGCAGGTCGGCTGCGGAGAGAATGTCGCGGTTCTTGAAGAGATCGAACGCGAAGGCCCCGGCCATGGTGGGCATTGCGAGAAAGAAGGAAAACTCCGCCGCAGACCGCTTGTCGGCCCCCATCAGCAATGATCCGACGATGGTCGCACCGGAACGCGAGGTGCCCGGAATCATGGCAAGGCATTGCACGAGGCCGATCTTGAAGCAGAGCGACAGCGGGAAATCCATCACATCGAAATAGCGCGGCTTCAGAGGCGCGCGATCAATAAGAAGCAGGATGACACCGCCGATGATCAGCATGATGCAGATCAGTATGGGCGTCTCGAACAGCACGGTCTTTATGAAATCATGCGCAAGGGCGCCGATGACGGCGGCAGGCAGAAAGGCAAGCAAGATTCCCGCCACGAAGCGCTGTGTTTTGGGGTCGGAGGGCAGGTTGCGCGCAAGGTCGATCAGCTTTCCGGCATAGACGGAGAGGATGGCAAGGATCGCGCCGAGCTGGATCAGCACCTCGAATGCCTTGCCCGTGGACTGGAAGCCCAGGAAGTGGCCCGCAAGGAGGATATGGCCGGTCGAGGACACCGGCAGAAATTCGGTCAACCCTTCCAGCAGGCCGAGCAGAAGCGCTTCGACAATCGTCTGATTTTCCATGATGCTCTCGGATGTGGCGGGAGTGCATTCCCTGCGATTGCTTGTGTTCGCCCCGAACAGACCCTATAGGTCTCTGCGATTCTGCCCAAGGGCGACCGAAGACTTATCGGGCCGGCACGCAGTTTACCAGATCATTCGTTGCAAATTCATGCTCACGCTCTTCCATCATCCATTGCTTCCGTCATCCCGGTTCATCCGGCTCGCCTTTGGAGAGAACGGAGAGGAACTGGAGCTGATCGAGGAACTGCCCTGGAGCCGACGCAAGGAGTTTCTGGCGATCAATCCGGCGGGTTCGCTGCCGGTGTTGCTCGCCGAGGGCGACGTTCCAATCGTGGGCGCAACCGTGATTGCCGAATATCTGGATGAAACGCGAGGCATATTGAAGCGGGACCGGCGGCTGCTGGCGGAAAACCCGATGGATCGCGCGGAAATTCGCCGGCTGGTCGACTGGTATCTGGTCAAGCTCGACGGCGAGGTCAGCCGCCATCTGGTGCGCGAACGCATATTCAAGCCCATGATGCCGAAGGAACTGGGAGGAGGCTCGCCCGATTCCACCGCGATCCGTACGGCCCGCGCAAACATCAAGCAGCATATGAAATACACCAACTGGCTGGCCGGATCGCGCAACTGGCTGGCCGGTCCGCGCCTGACCTATGCCGACCTCGCAGCAGCGGCGGCGCTTTCGGTGCTCGACTATCTGGGCGAGGTGGACTGGCGCGACAACAACGCCGCGCGCGAATGGTATGCACGCGTCAAGTCGCGTCCATCTTTCCGTTCGCTGCTCAACGATCGCATCAGGGGCCTTGCCCCGGCAGCGCACTATGCGGACCTCGATTTCTAGCGATAAGCTCCGGGCGCTCATCGAGCGCGATGCCCGCAAGGCGGGGTTCGATGTCGTGGGCGTGACAACTCCTGACGCCGCGCCGCTGGCAGGAAAGCAACTCGAGCAATTCGTCGCCGCAGGTTTTCACGGTTCGATGGCATGGCTGGAAGAAACGCTGCGGCGCAGGAGCGATCCCCGGAACCTGTGGCCGGAAGTCCGCTCCATCGTCATGCTGGCGATGAACTACGGCCCCGACAGCGACCCGCTGGACGATTTGAAGCGGCGCGACCGCGCGACGATTTCCGTCTACGCGCGCAACCGCGACTATCACGATGTCATCAAGGGGCGGTTGAAGGAAATTGCCGGCAGGATCGCCGCGCAGGGCGACGCCGATGTCAAGGTTTTCGTGGATACCGCGCCGGTCATGGAAAAGACGCTGGCCGCAGCGGCTGGCATCGGCTGGCAAGGCAAGCACACCAATCTCGTCAGCCGCACATATGGTTCGTGGCTGTTCCTCGGCTCCATATTCACGACTGCCGTGCTGGAACCCAACGCGCCCGAAGCCGACCATTGCGGCTCGTGCCGCGCCTGCCTCGACATTTGCCCGACAAACGCGTTTCCCGAACCCTACAGGCTCGATGCGCGGCGCTGCATTTCCTATCTGACCATCGAGAACAAAGGACCGATCCCGCACGCTTTCCGTGCGGCGATGGGCAACCGCATCTATGGCTGTGACGACTGCCTTGCGGTCTGCCCCTGGAACAAGTTTGCAAGCATGGCGTCGCAAGCCAAGCTCGCGGCGCGCGACGATTTGCGTTCCCCTGCCCTCTCCGATTTGCTGGCCTTGGACGATGCCTCGTTTCGCCATCGGTTTTCCGGCTCGCCGGTGAAGCGGATAGGGCGGGACCGCTTCATCCGCAACGTGCTGATCGCGGCGGGAAATTCCGCCGAGCCGGCGCTCGCCGAACCATGCAAGCGCTTGTTGCAGGATGACTCTCCATTGGTTCGCGGTGCGGCGGTGTGGGCACTGTCGCGCCTGCTGGATCGTTCGACGCTGGCCGGGCTGGCGAGCGACGACCCCGATGCGGACGTGGTGCACGAATGGCGTCTTGCGCTCGCATCCGATACGGGTGATGCAGCCATGGGAGGTGGTGGATGAACGTGCTGGTGTTCGGCGCAGGCTATTCGGGCAGGCGCTTTGCCGAGATGCGGCCCGGCGGCGTGGCGATTGCCGGCACCACGCGCACCCGCGAAAAGTTCGGCATGCTGCGCGGCGCAGGCATCGAACCGTTCGTCTTTTCCGGCCAGCCGATCGAGAATGGATTGCAGCAGGTAATGGAGGAAGCCACGCATCTGGTCGTGTCTATTGCACCGGACGATGCAGGCGATCCGATATTGGCGGCCCTTGCAAGCTTGCCCGGCGCAATGCCGAAGCTGAGATGGATCGGCTATCTTTCGACCGTCGGCGTGTACGGCGACTATGGCGGAATGTGGGTGCACGAAGGCAGCAGGTGCAAGCCTGTTTCAAACCGCTCGCGCCTGAGAGTCGACGCTGAAAAGGCGTGGCTGGATTTTGCCGCGTCGCGGGGCCTGCCTGCCGCCATATTGCGCCTTTCGGGGATCTACGGGCCGGGCCGCAACGCCTTCGTGAACCTTCACAACGGGACGGCCAAAAGGCTGATAAAGCCGGGGCAGGTGTTCAATCGTATTCACGTCGACGACATTGCCGGCTCGATCTGGCATCTTGTGGCTTCCGGTACGGGTGGCATATTCAACGTCACGGACGACGAGCCTGCACCCCCGCAGGATGTCGTGACATATGCCGCGCAATTGATGAGCGTCGAGCCACCACCCGAAATTCCTTTCGCGTCTGCCCAACTTTCGCCAATGGCGCGCTCTTTCTATGGCGAGAGCAAGAGGGTGTCGAACGCATTGCTCAAGGCTGAGGGCTATTCATTCCGCTACCCGGACTATCGGGCAGCACTTTCGGCAATGTGGCGTGAAGGGAATTGGCGGGGATCGGACCGTTCCGATGCGCGCAGCCCCATAAGACCGTAGGGACCGGGCGAGGTGAGAATTTACGATTGCGTAACCATCCCGCTCCAATCTTGCACCGCATTTTTTCGGGGACGCTGACATGACCGGATGGGTTGAAAGAGGTTTCAGGAAGGCGTCCTTGCTGCTTGCCGTCGCGCTGTCGTTCAGCGTGTTCGCACCGACCGCACAGGCGGATGGTCTCGCGAAGAACCTCTTTGGCGCAAAGAAACTTCCTGCTGCCGCCGAGCCGCAGTCCTACGGCTTCTACAGCAAAGGCTGTTTCGCAGGAGGCATGGCCATCGCGGCAGACGGCCCGACATGGCAGGCGATGCGGTTGTCGCGCAATCGGCGTTGGGGCCATCCCACAATGATCCGACTGCTGGAAAAGCTGTCGCAGGACGCGGTGCAGGACGGCTGGCCCGGGCTTCTGATCGGAGACATCTCACAGCCTCGCGGCGGACCTATGCTGTCCGGGCATGCGTCGCACCAGATCGGCCTGGACGCCGACATCTGGTTCACGCCCATGCCGAAAAAGCGACTGTCTGTCGCGCAGCGCGAAAGCGTCAGCGCGGTTTCGATGATCAAGAAAGGCGGGCTGACCGTAGACGACCAACGCTGGTCGGACTCGCGCATGCGCTTGCTCAAGAGGGCCGCGAGCTATCCAGAGGTCGAGCGCATCCTTGTGCATCCGGGCATCAAGAAGAAGCTTTGCGACACGGTGACCGGAGACCGCTCATGGTTGCGCAAGGTCCGGCCTTTCTGGGGTCATGACTATCACTTCCACGTTCGCATCGGGTGCCAGCCGGGATCCGCGGGTTGCAAGGAACAATCCGCGCCGCCACAGGGCGACGGATGCGACAAGTCGCTGGCTTGGTGGTTTACCGAGGAGCCGTGGCGGCCCAACAAGAACCCCGATGCGCCGAAGGCACGCGACCTGATGAAGCTTTCGAACCTGCCCAAGGCCTGCGTCGCGGTCCTCAATGCGCCATCGCCGGAATCCGAGGCGGTGGTGACCCTTGGCGGCGGGGGCGTGCCGCAAACTTCGGTTGCGTCAGGACCCGAACCAACGCCAACGGTCGACACCGCCCAGCCGCCCGCCGCAGCGAACGCCTACAGCGCAACACCGGATGTCGGCATTCCGGTTCCGCGACCACGCGCGGCAATCGGAGGTTCAAACCGATAGCCGGCAGCGCCCCTTTCGATCCGCCGCGACTTTGATTAGGGTCGGGTAGTCAATCGGGAAGGACCTGCCTTTTGCCACTGCGTATCGCCCTTGTCGCGCATGACCAGAAGAAGGACGACATGGTGGCGTTCGCCAGCGAGCATGTCGGCTTTCTTTCGCAGTGTATCCTGGTTGCGACCGGAACGACGGGCCAGCGCATTGCCGAAGCGTGCCCGCAACTGAGCATCACGCGCATGAAGAGCGGGCCTCTCGGCGGCGACCAGCAGATCGGCGCCCTCATCAGCGAAGGTGAGATCGACATGTTGATTTTCTTTGTTGATCCGTTGACGCCCATGCCGCATGACGTGGACGTGAAGGCGCTGACGCGGCTCGCAACGGTGTACGACATTCCGATGGCGCTCAACCGTTCGACCGCAGAAGCAATTCTCTACGCGCGGAAAGACGGCTAACCGTTCAAGGTTCGGGGGGAGCATGAGCAAAGCGCATCGGGAGATCGCGACACCGACCCTGATCGGCGACATTGGCGGCACGAATGCGCGCTTCGCCGTCGTGCCAGACGCGGAGCACCCCACGATTGAATTTCCCGTGGTGCAGACCAAAGATTTCGAGACGCTTGATGCCGCCATCGCCGAAACGGTCCTTGCCCGCTCGCCCGTCAAGCCCCGGTCCGCCATCATCGCCATTGCCGGGCCGGTCGATGGCGACGAGATCAAGCTGACCAATTGTCCGTGGGTCGTGCGGCCCCGAAGCATGATCGCCGAACTCGGATTCAGCGACGTGGTGGTGCTCAACGATTTCGAAGCGCAGGCGCTTGCGGTCGTCGCGCTCGGATCCGAGCATCTGGAAAAGATCGGCGGCGGAGATGCCGAGAAGGATGCCGCGAAACTGGTGCTCGGACCCGGCACCGGACTTGGCGTGGCGGGGCTCATTCATTCGGCGGGGCGATGGATCCCGGTTCCCGGCGAAGGCGGGCATATGGATCTCGGCCCACGGTCGCCGCGCGATTTCCAGGTATTTCCCTTCATCGAAAAACTGGACGGGCGAATTTCCGGCGAACAGATTCTTTGCGGGCGTGGACTGGTGAACCTCTATCGCGCGATTGCGAAGGCTGACGGTATCCCGCCTGCCTATACGCAGCCGTCCGAAATCACCCTTGCGGCCCTGTCCAAATCCGACCCGGTGGCCGTGGAAGCCCTTTCTCTTTTCACGACCTATCTCGGGCGGACAGCCGGCGACCTTGCCCTCGTGTTCAAGAGCCAGGGAGGCGTGTTCCTGACCGGAGGCATCGCACAGAAGATCGTTCCGGCCTTGCAGGAAGGCGCATTCCGCGAGGCCTTCGACGACAAGGCCCCGCATCGCGGATGGATGAGCGAAATTCCGATTCATGTCATTACGCACCCGCTTGCCGCCCTGCAGGGACTGGGCGCTTATGCCCGCAATCAGGCCGCGTTCGGCGTCGAAACGGAAGGTCGCCGCTGGCACGCCACAGCGCCGTAAAATCATGGTCCGGCGATAGGCAAAAGGCAAACTTGCCGCTATAGGGGGCCCGGAGCAAAACCCCTCAGGGACTCACACCGCGCGTGGAAAAGGCGTCAAAAAGCAACCGCAACATGGGCGAGATCGCAGACCTTATTGCGCGGATCCTGCGTGAGAACGGGCGCGACTATCGCGCGCAATATATTCTCGCCACGATTCTGCTGATTGTCATCGGCGCAACGTCCGGTCTTTTCGCGCTTATCATGCGTTACGTGATCGACGATATCTTCTATCGCCAGCGGGGCGACCTGATTGCGCTGATCAGCGGGCTGGTGCTCTGCACCTTCATTTTGCGCGGCGTCGCCACATATTGGCAGTCGCTGACCATGGCGCGCATCGGAAACAATCTGATCGCGCGCTATCAGGCCAGAATCTTCGATCACCTGATGAGGCTGGGCATCGATTTCTTCTCCGACCGCCGCTCGGGCGCACTTGCCGCGCAGATCAATGAGAACGTTACCGGCATCCGCGATCTGGTCGGGCTGACCCTGACATCGATTGCGCGTGACGCCGTGTCCCTCGTCTTTCTGCTCGGCGTGATGGTCTGGCAGGACCCTCTGCTTTCGGGAATGGTGCTGCTGATCGGCCCGCCGCTCGTGATCGGCGTCGGCTATCTCGGCAGAAGGCTGCGGGCGGTCACGCGCCAGTCGGTGGAAATCAATTCCCGCCTGATCGGCGCGATGCAGGAAGCGACCCAGGGCATCGCGGTCGTCAAGGCCTTCACGATGGAAGACCAGCTCTCGACGCGGCTCCGGAAACTGGTCGGGCAGGCGGAGGAAAGGTCGAACAAGATTGCAAGCGTTACGGAGCGGCTGGGTCCCATCACCGAGACGCTGGCCGGGTTTGCGATTTCCGGTGTCATCGCCTATGCGGGCTATCGCGCCATCGCCTTCCAGCAGCCGCCGGGAAACATATTCTCGTTCATCACCGCGTTCCTGCTCGCCTATGATCCGGTCCGCCGGCTTTCCCGCGTGCATGTCGGGCTGGAACGCGCATTGGTCAATGCGCGCATGATCTACGAAATCCTCGATCTGGAGCCGCGCCAGCGGGACGAGCCCGGCGCGGTTGAACTTGCCGTCGGCAAGGGCGAAGTGCGCTTCGACAATGTGACCTTCGCCTATGGCGACAATTCGCCCGTTCTCCATGGCGTCAGCTTCATTGCCGAGGCAGGCAAGACAACGGCCATCGTCGGAGCGTCGGGCGCGGGCAAATCGACCCTCGTTTCCTTGCTGGAACGCTTCTACGACGTGCACGATGGAGCGATCCTTATCGACGGACAGGACATCGCCCGGATCACGAAATCGTCGCTGCGCCACTCGATGGCCTTCGTTTCCCAGCAGCCTTACCTGTTCGAAGGGACGATCCGCGACAATATCCGCTATGGACGTCCGGACGCGACCGACGCCGAAACGGAATTTGCTGCGCGCAAGGCGGCGGCCGACGGCTTCATACGCCAGCAGCCACAAGGCTATGAAACATCCGTTGGCGAGAATGGCGCAACGCTTTCCGGCGGACAGCGCCAGCGCCTTTCCATCGCGCGGGCCATCGTGCGAAATGC
Protein-coding sequences here:
- a CDS encoding sulfite exporter TauE/SafE family protein, which gives rise to MGAAAAALLIVASFFTSALTASFGVGGGVAMLALLGMFVPVSVLIPVHGAVQLGSNTGRAWVQRASIRMDVAAPFIAGSVIGAVAGVFLVVQLPDALMKIVLGAFILLITWAKIPGIDRLGRAGLAVASAVLALVSMIVGATGPLVSPILAQFIPNDRKALVATHAASMVAQHGLKILVFGLAGFAFGDWLPMVGAMIFTGYLGTRYGSLLLDRMPEQAFRTWFRIGLTLLAIDLVRRGLMASV
- a CDS encoding undecaprenyl-diphosphate phosphatase — protein: MENQTIVEALLLGLLEGLTEFLPVSSTGHILLAGHFLGFQSTGKAFEVLIQLGAILAILSVYAGKLIDLARNLPSDPKTQRFVAGILLAFLPAAVIGALAHDFIKTVLFETPILICIMLIIGGVILLLIDRAPLKPRYFDVMDFPLSLCFKIGLVQCLAMIPGTSRSGATIVGSLLMGADKRSAAEFSFFLAMPTMAGAFAFDLFKNRDILSAADLPIIATGFVAAFVMAVIVVRSLLGYVSKHGYSVFGWWRLIVGGLGLAALLVYG
- a CDS encoding glutathione S-transferase family protein; translation: MLTLFHHPLLPSSRFIRLAFGENGEELELIEELPWSRRKEFLAINPAGSLPVLLAEGDVPIVGATVIAEYLDETRGILKRDRRLLAENPMDRAEIRRLVDWYLVKLDGEVSRHLVRERIFKPMMPKELGGGSPDSTAIRTARANIKQHMKYTNWLAGSRNWLAGPRLTYADLAAAAALSVLDYLGEVDWRDNNAAREWYARVKSRPSFRSLLNDRIRGLAPAAHYADLDF
- the queG gene encoding tRNA epoxyqueuosine(34) reductase QueG, producing the protein MRTSISSDKLRALIERDARKAGFDVVGVTTPDAAPLAGKQLEQFVAAGFHGSMAWLEETLRRRSDPRNLWPEVRSIVMLAMNYGPDSDPLDDLKRRDRATISVYARNRDYHDVIKGRLKEIAGRIAAQGDADVKVFVDTAPVMEKTLAAAAGIGWQGKHTNLVSRTYGSWLFLGSIFTTAVLEPNAPEADHCGSCRACLDICPTNAFPEPYRLDARRCISYLTIENKGPIPHAFRAAMGNRIYGCDDCLAVCPWNKFASMASQAKLAARDDLRSPALSDLLALDDASFRHRFSGSPVKRIGRDRFIRNVLIAAGNSAEPALAEPCKRLLQDDSPLVRGAAVWALSRLLDRSTLAGLASDDPDADVVHEWRLALASDTGDAAMGGGG
- a CDS encoding SDR family oxidoreductase is translated as MNVLVFGAGYSGRRFAEMRPGGVAIAGTTRTREKFGMLRGAGIEPFVFSGQPIENGLQQVMEEATHLVVSIAPDDAGDPILAALASLPGAMPKLRWIGYLSTVGVYGDYGGMWVHEGSRCKPVSNRSRLRVDAEKAWLDFAASRGLPAAILRLSGIYGPGRNAFVNLHNGTAKRLIKPGQVFNRIHVDDIAGSIWHLVASGTGGIFNVTDDEPAPPQDVVTYAAQLMSVEPPPEIPFASAQLSPMARSFYGESKRVSNALLKAEGYSFRYPDYRAALSAMWREGNWRGSDRSDARSPIRP
- the mepA gene encoding penicillin-insensitive murein endopeptidase, which produces MTGWVERGFRKASLLLAVALSFSVFAPTAQADGLAKNLFGAKKLPAAAEPQSYGFYSKGCFAGGMAIAADGPTWQAMRLSRNRRWGHPTMIRLLEKLSQDAVQDGWPGLLIGDISQPRGGPMLSGHASHQIGLDADIWFTPMPKKRLSVAQRESVSAVSMIKKGGLTVDDQRWSDSRMRLLKRAASYPEVERILVHPGIKKKLCDTVTGDRSWLRKVRPFWGHDYHFHVRIGCQPGSAGCKEQSAPPQGDGCDKSLAWWFTEEPWRPNKNPDAPKARDLMKLSNLPKACVAVLNAPSPESEAVVTLGGGGVPQTSVASGPEPTPTVDTAQPPAAANAYSATPDVGIPVPRPRAAIGGSNR
- a CDS encoding methylglyoxal synthase, translated to MVAFASEHVGFLSQCILVATGTTGQRIAEACPQLSITRMKSGPLGGDQQIGALISEGEIDMLIFFVDPLTPMPHDVDVKALTRLATVYDIPMALNRSTAEAILYARKDG
- a CDS encoding glucokinase, which encodes MSKAHREIATPTLIGDIGGTNARFAVVPDAEHPTIEFPVVQTKDFETLDAAIAETVLARSPVKPRSAIIAIAGPVDGDEIKLTNCPWVVRPRSMIAELGFSDVVVLNDFEAQALAVVALGSEHLEKIGGGDAEKDAAKLVLGPGTGLGVAGLIHSAGRWIPVPGEGGHMDLGPRSPRDFQVFPFIEKLDGRISGEQILCGRGLVNLYRAIAKADGIPPAYTQPSEITLAALSKSDPVAVEALSLFTTYLGRTAGDLALVFKSQGGVFLTGGIAQKIVPALQEGAFREAFDDKAPHRGWMSEIPIHVITHPLAALQGLGAYARNQAAFGVETEGRRWHATAP
- a CDS encoding ABC transporter ATP-binding protein/permease; translation: MGEIADLIARILRENGRDYRAQYILATILLIVIGATSGLFALIMRYVIDDIFYRQRGDLIALISGLVLCTFILRGVATYWQSLTMARIGNNLIARYQARIFDHLMRLGIDFFSDRRSGALAAQINENVTGIRDLVGLTLTSIARDAVSLVFLLGVMVWQDPLLSGMVLLIGPPLVIGVGYLGRRLRAVTRQSVEINSRLIGAMQEATQGIAVVKAFTMEDQLSTRLRKLVGQAEERSNKIASVTERLGPITETLAGFAISGVIAYAGYRAIAFQQPPGNIFSFITAFLLAYDPVRRLSRVHVGLERALVNARMIYEILDLEPRQRDEPGAVELAVGKGEVRFDNVTFAYGDNSPVLHGVSFIAEAGKTTAIVGASGAGKSTLVSLLERFYDVHDGAILIDGQDIARITKSSLRHSMAFVSQQPYLFEGTIRDNIRYGRPDATDAETEFAARKAAADGFIRQQPQGYETSVGENGATLSGGQRQRLSIARAIVRNAPILLLDEATSALDNESEALVQAALTEIMRDRTTIVIAHRLSTVINADKIIVLEQGRVVEQGTHRQLLADKNGIYARFYLLQTDKGGLGLEGETVTDAEPAPKVAKRRRAKA